In Electrophorus electricus isolate fEleEle1 chromosome 12, fEleEle1.pri, whole genome shotgun sequence, a single window of DNA contains:
- the LOC113581507 gene encoding dual specificity protein kinase CLK1-like, translating into MKQGKSENRSSAGRDLSWEDRTVSRKRHRRDSHSSERENKYRKYRHHRRSTDGHYLETRSLNERLELRVKAVDMGHDKESCVSISKDHEKNRVRQRDHDRDWHHYSKSSGYSGRSRQSSRRGRRRSRSRSHHRCSHSRSHRRKRSRSVEDDEEGHLIYHSGDMLRARYEIVCTLGEGAFGKVVECIDHSNRGTRVALKIIKNIERYREAAMSEVEVLEQMNSLDCDRKYACVRMLDWFDHHGHVCIAFELLGLSTFDFLKENNFQPFPLVQIRHMSYQIIRAVRFLHKNKLTHTDLKPENILFISSEYDLEYNSKMKRDERTVRKPDIKVVDFGNATYEHEHHTTVVSTRHYRAPEVILELGWDHSCDVWSLGCILIEYYLGSTLFQTHDSKEHLAMMERVLGPLPTHMLQKTRKRRYVHHDRLDWDVQSSSGRYVRKHCRPLRQYMNSRSLEHEQLFDLIEKMLEYDKTKRITLDEAIKHPFFDCFMKGKK; encoded by the exons ATGAAGCAGGGGAAAAGTGAAAATCGCTCTTCGGCTGGTAGAGATCTCAGTTGGGAGGACAGAACTGTCAGCCGAAAGCGACATAGGCGAGATTCGCATAGCAGcgaaagagaaaacaaatatcGGAAGTATCGCCATCACCGCAGGAGCACCGATGG GCATTACCTGGAGACCCGGAGCCTGAACGAGAGGTTGGAGTTGAGGGTCAAAGCAGTCGACATGGGGCATGACAAGGAGAGCTGTGTGAGCATATCAAAGGACCATGAGAAGAACCGTGTACGTCAGAGAGACCATGACCGGGACTGGCACCATTACAGCAAATCATCCGGATACAGTGGGCGGAGCCGGCAGAGCAGTCGCCGTGGGCGGAGACGCAGCCGGAGCCGCTCTCACCACCGCTGCTCCCACTCG AGGAGCCATCGCAGGAAAAGATCCAGAAGTGttgaggatgatgaggagggGCACCTGATCTATCACAGTGGAGACATGCTGAGGGCGAGAT ATGAGATTGTGTGTACGTTAGGAGAGGGCGCTTTTGGAAAAGTGGTTGAATGCATTGATCACTCAAA CCGAGGTACTCGTGTTGCGCTgaagattattaaaaatattgagCGTTATCGCGAGGCAGCCATGTCTGAAGTTGAGGTTCTGGAGCAGATGAACTCTCTTGACTGTGACAGAAAATA TGCTTGTGTTCGTATGCTGGACTGGTTTGATCACCATGGCCATGTGTGTATTGCCTTCGAGCTGCTTGGGTTGAGCACATTTGACTTCCTCAAAGAAAACAACTTCCAGCCTTTTCCTTTGGTTCAAATCAGGCATATGTCCTACCAGATCATTAGAGCAGTCAGAT TCTTGCACAAGAACAAGTTGACGCACACAGACCTGAAGCCAGAGAACATACTCTTCATCAGTTCAGAGTATGACCTTGAGTACAATTCAAAAATG AAACGTGATGAGAGGACTGTGAGGAAACCAGACATAAAGGTGGTTGATTTTGGGAATGCCACATATGAGCATGAGCACCACACCACTGTTGTGTCCACACGTCATTACCGGGCCCCTGAAGTTATTTTAG AACTTGGCTGGGATCATTCATGTGATGTCTGGAGTCTGGGGTGCATTCTTATTGAATATTACCTTGGAAGTACCCTTTTCCAG ACACATGATAGTAAAGAACATTTAGCTATGATGGAAAGAGTCCTAGGACCTCTGCCCACCCATATGCTTCAGAAAACAAG GAAGCGGAGATATGTTCATCATGACAGACTGGACTGGGATGTGCAGTCCTCGTCAGGAAGATACGTTAGGAAGCACTGCAGACCTCTCCGT CAATACATGAACTCCAGAAGCCTGGAACATGAGCAGCTGTTTGACCTCATTGAGAAGATGTTGGAGTATGACAAAACGAAGCGAATCACTTTGGATGAAGCTATCAAACACCCTTTCTTTGACTGTTTCATGAAGGGCAAAAAATAG
- the hnrnpaba gene encoding heterogeneous nuclear ribonucleoprotein A/Ba isoform X1, with translation MSDAEQQFMETSENGHEGDEDFNGAETYEENDEAQAEEEAEAGDDKAAEDEDSAQNGASEGLQIEASKGEEDAGKMFVGGLSWDTSKKDLKDYFSKFGEVTDCTIKMDPNTGRSRGFGFILFKDAASVEKVLAQKEHRLDGRQIDPKKAMAMKKEPVKKIFVGGLNPETTEEKIREYFGAFGEIETIELPMDPKTNKRRGFVFITFKEEEPVKKVLEKKYHNVSGTKDSNGKEGLCEIKIAQPKEVYQQQQYGGRYGGRSRGRGGQGHNWNQGNNYWNQGYGNQGYGYGGQQGYGGYGGYGNYDYSAGYYGYGSSYDYTDQGNTSYGKTPRRGGHQSSYKPY, from the exons ATGTCCGACGCCGAGCAGCAGTTTATGGAGACATCGGAAAACGGCCACGAAGGCGACGAGGACTTCAATGGAGCCGAGACCTACGAGGAGAACGACGAGGCGCAGGCCGAGGAGGAGGCAGAAGCCGGCGACGACAAAGCGGCCGAAGATGAGGACAGCGCTCAAAATGGAGCTTCCGAAGGCTTGCAGATAGAAGCAAGCAAAGGCGAAGAAGACGCCGG GAAAATGTTTGTTGGGGGACTTAGCTGGGATACTAGTAAAAAGGATCTCAAAGATTACTTCTCTAAATTTGGTGAGGTGACGGACTGCACCATTAAAATGGACCCAAACACTGGAAGATCAAGAGGATTTGGGTTCATTCTGTTTAAAGATGCAGCAAGTGTAGAAAAA GTACTTGCACAAAAGGAGCACAGGCTTGATGGACGTCAGATTGACCCAAAGAAGGCTATGGCAATGAAGAAGGAGCCAGTCAAGAAAATATTTGTTGGTGGTCTGAACCcagaaacaacagaagaaaagatCCGGGAGTACTTTGGTGCCTTTGGAGAG ATTGAGACTATTGAGCTTCCAATGGATCCGAAGACCAATAAAAGGAGAGGGTTTGTCTTCATCACATTTAAAGAAGAGGAACCAGTCAAAAAAGTCCTTGAGAAGAAATACCACAATGTCAGTGGAACCAAAGACTCAAATGGAAAAGAAGGACTT TGTGAGATCAAGATTGCCCAACCTAAGGAGGTgtaccagcagcagcagtatgGAGGTCGCTATGGTGGCAGAAGCAGGGGCCGTGgcg GCCAGGGTCATAACTGGAACCAAGGCAATAACTACTGGAATCAGGGCTATGGAAACCAAGGCTATGGCTACGGTGGGCAGCAGGGCTATGGTGGATATGGTGGCTATGGAAACTACGACTATTCAGCAGGCTATTATGGCTATGGCAGCAGCTATGACTACA CAGACCAGGGCAACACAAGCTATGGGAAAACTCCAAGACGCGGTGGTCACCAGAGTAGCTACAAACCATACTGA
- the hnrnpaba gene encoding heterogeneous nuclear ribonucleoprotein A/Ba isoform X2, translating into MSDAEQQFMETSENGHEGDEDFNGAETYEENDEAQAEEEAEAGDDKAAEDEDSAQNGASEGLQIEASKGEEDAGKMFVGGLSWDTSKKDLKDYFSKFGEVTDCTIKMDPNTGRSRGFGFILFKDAASVEKVLAQKEHRLDGRQIDPKKAMAMKKEPVKKIFVGGLNPETTEEKIREYFGAFGEIETIELPMDPKTNKRRGFVFITFKEEEPVKKVLEKKYHNVSGTKDSNGKEGLCEIKIAQPKEVYQQQQYGGRYGGRSRGRGGQGHNWNQGNNYWNQGYGNQGYGYGGQQGYGGYGGYGNYDYSAGYYGYGSSYDYNQGNTSYGKTPRRGGHQSSYKPY; encoded by the exons ATGTCCGACGCCGAGCAGCAGTTTATGGAGACATCGGAAAACGGCCACGAAGGCGACGAGGACTTCAATGGAGCCGAGACCTACGAGGAGAACGACGAGGCGCAGGCCGAGGAGGAGGCAGAAGCCGGCGACGACAAAGCGGCCGAAGATGAGGACAGCGCTCAAAATGGAGCTTCCGAAGGCTTGCAGATAGAAGCAAGCAAAGGCGAAGAAGACGCCGG GAAAATGTTTGTTGGGGGACTTAGCTGGGATACTAGTAAAAAGGATCTCAAAGATTACTTCTCTAAATTTGGTGAGGTGACGGACTGCACCATTAAAATGGACCCAAACACTGGAAGATCAAGAGGATTTGGGTTCATTCTGTTTAAAGATGCAGCAAGTGTAGAAAAA GTACTTGCACAAAAGGAGCACAGGCTTGATGGACGTCAGATTGACCCAAAGAAGGCTATGGCAATGAAGAAGGAGCCAGTCAAGAAAATATTTGTTGGTGGTCTGAACCcagaaacaacagaagaaaagatCCGGGAGTACTTTGGTGCCTTTGGAGAG ATTGAGACTATTGAGCTTCCAATGGATCCGAAGACCAATAAAAGGAGAGGGTTTGTCTTCATCACATTTAAAGAAGAGGAACCAGTCAAAAAAGTCCTTGAGAAGAAATACCACAATGTCAGTGGAACCAAAGACTCAAATGGAAAAGAAGGACTT TGTGAGATCAAGATTGCCCAACCTAAGGAGGTgtaccagcagcagcagtatgGAGGTCGCTATGGTGGCAGAAGCAGGGGCCGTGgcg GCCAGGGTCATAACTGGAACCAAGGCAATAACTACTGGAATCAGGGCTATGGAAACCAAGGCTATGGCTACGGTGGGCAGCAGGGCTATGGTGGATATGGTGGCTATGGAAACTACGACTATTCAGCAGGCTATTATGGCTATGGCAGCAGCTATGACTACA ACCAGGGCAACACAAGCTATGGGAAAACTCCAAGACGCGGTGGTCACCAGAGTAGCTACAAACCATACTGA
- the hnrnph1 gene encoding heterogeneous nuclear ribonucleoprotein H isoform X4, producing the protein MADGEGFVVRVRGLPWSCSADEVQRFFSECKIANNGTSIHFTYTREGRPSGEAFVEFETEEDLKIAVKKDRETMGHRYVEVFKSNSVEMDWVLKHTGPNCPDTAGDGLVRLRGLPFGCSKEEIVQFFAGLEIVPNGITLPVDFQGRSTGEAFVQFASQDIAEKALKKHKERIGHRYIEIFKSSRAEVRTHYEPQRKVMGMQRPGPYDRPGAGRGYNSMGRGVSFERVRRGGYGGDGRYGDGGSSFQSTTGHCVHMRGLPYRATETDIYNFFSPLNPVRVHMEIGPDGRVTGEADVEFATHEDAVAAMSKDKANMQHRYVELFLNSTAGGGSGGYGGNQGGMGTSYYGGGSRGSMGVNGLNSSMSGGWGM; encoded by the exons ATGGCAGACGGAGAGGGTTTCGTAGTGCGTGTGAGGGGTTTGCCTTGGTCCTGCTCAGCAGACGAAGTGCAGAGATTCTTCTCAG AATGCAAAATTGCGAACAACGGCACAAGCATACATTTCACATACACAAGGGAAGGACGACCAAGTGGAGAGGCGTTTGTGGAGTTTGAAACTGAAGAAGATCTAAAAATTGCCGTCAAGAAGGATCGGGAAACTATGGGACATCGCTACGTCGAAG TGTTCAAATCCAACAGTGTTGAGATGGACTGGGTCTTGAAGCACACTGGCCCAAACTGCCCAGACACAGCAGGTGATGGCCTGGTTAGGCTTCGGGGTCTGCCTTTTGGCTGCAGTAAGGAAGAGATTGTCCAATTTTTTGCAG GGTTGGAAATCGTGCCAAATGGGATAACATTGCCGGTGGACTTCCAGGGGAGGAGTACGGGGGAGGCCTTCGTGCAGTTTGCTTCACAGGATATAGCTGAAAAGGCTCTAAAGAAACACAAGGAAAGAATAGGGCACAG GTACATAGAGATTTTCAAGAGCAGCCGTGCAGAGGTGCGTACCCACTACGAGCCCCAGCGTAAGGTGATGGGCATGCAGAGACCAGGGCCTTACGACCGCCCTGGCGCCGGGCGCGGCTATAACAGCATGGGCCGTGGGGTCTCGTTTGAGCGAGTGCGTCGTGGGGGATATGGAGGAG ACGGTCGTTACGGGGATGGAGGTTCCTCTTTTCAGAGCACAACAGGGCATTGCGTGCATATGAGAGGACTTCCCTACAGAGCAACAGAGACGGACATATACAAT TTCTTTTCTCCCCTGAACCCGGTGCGTGTGCACATGGAGATCGGGCCTGATGGGCGAGTGACGGGCGAGGCCGACGTCGAGTTCGCCACACACGAAGACGCAGTGGCTGCCATGTCAAAGGACAAAGCCAACATGC AGCATCGCTACGTGGAGCTGTTCCTGAACTCAACAGCAGGAGGCGGAAGCGGTGGATATGGAG GTAATCAGGGCGGAATGGGGACCAGTTACTATGGCGGAGGTAGCCGCGGCTCCATGGGGGTGAACGGTCTCAACAGCAGCATGAGTGGTGGCTGGGGCATGTAG
- the eif4ebp3l gene encoding eukaryotic translation initiation factor 4E-binding protein 3-like: MSANPQKTKSCPIPTRVMQLKDWSQLPDCYSQTPGGTLFSTTPGGTRIIYDRKFLLDCRNSPIARTPPCCLPQIPGVTVPLHHPLVKMQELKEELEVNKDMAAEDSQFEMDI; encoded by the exons ATGTCGGCTAACCCACAAAAGACTAAGAGTTGCCCTATTCCAACTCGTGTTATGCAGCTCAAGGACTGGTCTCAGCTTCCTGACTGCTATAGTCAGACACCCGGTGGCACCTTGTTTTCCACAACGCCAGGAG GTACTCGCATAATTTACGACAGGAAGTTCTTGCTGGACTGTAGGAACTCTCCGATTGCCCGTACCCCACCTTGCTGCCTTCCACAGATTCCTGGGGTAACTGTTCCTTTGCATCATCCTCTAGTCAAAATGCAAGAACTTAAAGAAGAGCTGGAGGTGAACAAGGATATGGCAG CTGAAGACAGCCAGTTCGAGAtggacatttaa
- the hnrnph1 gene encoding heterogeneous nuclear ribonucleoprotein H isoform X3: MADGEGFVVRVRGLPWSCSADEVQRFFSECKIANNGTSIHFTYTREGRPSGEAFVEFETEEDLKIAVKKDRETMGHRYVEVFKSNSVEMDWVLKHTGPNCPDTAGDGLVRLRGLPFGCSKEEIVQFFAGLEIVPNGITLPVDFQGRSTGEAFVQFASQDIAEKALKKHKERIGHRYIEIFKSSRAEVRTHYEPQRKVMGMQRPGPYDRPGAGRGYNSMGRGVSFERVRRGGYGGDGRYGDGGSSFQSTTGHCVHMRGLPYRATETDIYNFFSPLNPVRVHMEIGPDGRVTGEADVEFATHEDAVAAMSKDKANMQHRYVELFLNSTAGGGSGGYGGNQSSYGHGSQQMSSGYSGGYSNQSSMGGYSDYIR; this comes from the exons ATGGCAGACGGAGAGGGTTTCGTAGTGCGTGTGAGGGGTTTGCCTTGGTCCTGCTCAGCAGACGAAGTGCAGAGATTCTTCTCAG AATGCAAAATTGCGAACAACGGCACAAGCATACATTTCACATACACAAGGGAAGGACGACCAAGTGGAGAGGCGTTTGTGGAGTTTGAAACTGAAGAAGATCTAAAAATTGCCGTCAAGAAGGATCGGGAAACTATGGGACATCGCTACGTCGAAG TGTTCAAATCCAACAGTGTTGAGATGGACTGGGTCTTGAAGCACACTGGCCCAAACTGCCCAGACACAGCAGGTGATGGCCTGGTTAGGCTTCGGGGTCTGCCTTTTGGCTGCAGTAAGGAAGAGATTGTCCAATTTTTTGCAG GGTTGGAAATCGTGCCAAATGGGATAACATTGCCGGTGGACTTCCAGGGGAGGAGTACGGGGGAGGCCTTCGTGCAGTTTGCTTCACAGGATATAGCTGAAAAGGCTCTAAAGAAACACAAGGAAAGAATAGGGCACAG GTACATAGAGATTTTCAAGAGCAGCCGTGCAGAGGTGCGTACCCACTACGAGCCCCAGCGTAAGGTGATGGGCATGCAGAGACCAGGGCCTTACGACCGCCCTGGCGCCGGGCGCGGCTATAACAGCATGGGCCGTGGGGTCTCGTTTGAGCGAGTGCGTCGTGGGGGATATGGAGGAG ACGGTCGTTACGGGGATGGAGGTTCCTCTTTTCAGAGCACAACAGGGCATTGCGTGCATATGAGAGGACTTCCCTACAGAGCAACAGAGACGGACATATACAAT TTCTTTTCTCCCCTGAACCCGGTGCGTGTGCACATGGAGATCGGGCCTGATGGGCGAGTGACGGGCGAGGCCGACGTCGAGTTCGCCACACACGAAGACGCAGTGGCTGCCATGTCAAAGGACAAAGCCAACATGC AGCATCGCTACGTGGAGCTGTTCCTGAACTCAACAGCAGGAGGCGGAAGCGGTGGATATGGAG GAAACCAGTCATCCTATGGGCATGGCAGTCAGCAGATGAGTTCCGGGTACAGTGGTGGCTATAGCAACCAGAGCAGCATGGGGGGGTACAGTGATTACA tcagGTAA
- the nme5 gene encoding nucleoside diphosphate kinase homolog 5, with the protein MEDDTIQKLHLSSPHIFVERTLALIKPDAADKAEEIESIILRSGFTVLQKRTLQLSPEQCSDFYAEQYGKLFFPSLTAFMSSGPITALALARHQAIATWKALMGPANSTTARETHRDCLRARFGTSDLRNAVHGSETFSAAERELKFMFPNSVIEPIPMAEAAKDYLSKYINPTLLKGLTELCKRKPCDPFIWLADWLMKNNPNKPSISSGTEIQNEA; encoded by the exons ATGGAAGACGATACGATACAGAAACTACACTTGTCCTCACCACACATCTTTGTGGAGAGAACTTTGGCTTTGATTAAACCCGACGCTGCAGATAAAGCGGAGGAAATCGAGAGCATAATCTTACGATCTGGATTTACAGTTTTACAG AAACGAACGCTACAGCTGAGTCCGGAGCAGTGTAGTGACTTCTACGCTGAGCAGTatggaaaacttttttttccaagtctTACTGCCTTCATGAGCTCTGGACCAATCACTGCTCTAGCACTGGCTAGGCATCAGGCCATAGCTACCTGGAAAGCCTTGATGGGACCGGCCAATAGTACTACGGCCAGAGAGACGCATCGTGACTg CCTAAGAGCAAGATTTGGCACTTCTGACTTGAGGAATGCTGTTCATGGCAGTGAAACATTCTCAGCCGCTGAAAGGGAACTAAAATTCATGTTTCCCAACT cTGTGATTGAACCCATTCCCATGGCTGAGGCTGCCAAGGATTACCTGAGCAAATATATTAACCCAACACTACTCAAAGGCCTTACTGAGCTGTGTAAGAGAAAACCATGTGATCCCTTC ATATGGCTGGCTGACTGGCTGATGAAAAATAACCCTAATAAACCCAGCATAAGTAGTGGAACTGAAATTCAGAATGAAGCATGA
- the hnrnph1 gene encoding heterogeneous nuclear ribonucleoprotein H isoform X2 has product MADGEGFVVRVRGLPWSCSADEVQRFFSECKIANNGTSIHFTYTREGRPSGEAFVEFETEEDLKIAVKKDRETMGHRYVEVFKSNSVEMDWVLKHTGPNCPDTAGDGLVRLRGLPFGCSKEEIVQFFAGLEIVPNGITLPVDFQGRSTGEAFVQFASQDIAEKALKKHKERIGHRYIEIFKSSRAEVRTHYEPQRKVMGMQRPGPYDRPGAGRGYNSMGRGVSFERVRRGGYGGDGRYGDGGSSFQSTTGHCVHMRGLPYRATETDIYNFFSPLNPVRVHMEIGPDGRVTGEADVEFATHEDAVAAMSKDKANMQHRYVELFLNSTAGGGSGGYGGQMMGVLGNQGGMGTSYYGGGSRGSMGVNGLNSSMSGGWGM; this is encoded by the exons ATGGCAGACGGAGAGGGTTTCGTAGTGCGTGTGAGGGGTTTGCCTTGGTCCTGCTCAGCAGACGAAGTGCAGAGATTCTTCTCAG AATGCAAAATTGCGAACAACGGCACAAGCATACATTTCACATACACAAGGGAAGGACGACCAAGTGGAGAGGCGTTTGTGGAGTTTGAAACTGAAGAAGATCTAAAAATTGCCGTCAAGAAGGATCGGGAAACTATGGGACATCGCTACGTCGAAG TGTTCAAATCCAACAGTGTTGAGATGGACTGGGTCTTGAAGCACACTGGCCCAAACTGCCCAGACACAGCAGGTGATGGCCTGGTTAGGCTTCGGGGTCTGCCTTTTGGCTGCAGTAAGGAAGAGATTGTCCAATTTTTTGCAG GGTTGGAAATCGTGCCAAATGGGATAACATTGCCGGTGGACTTCCAGGGGAGGAGTACGGGGGAGGCCTTCGTGCAGTTTGCTTCACAGGATATAGCTGAAAAGGCTCTAAAGAAACACAAGGAAAGAATAGGGCACAG GTACATAGAGATTTTCAAGAGCAGCCGTGCAGAGGTGCGTACCCACTACGAGCCCCAGCGTAAGGTGATGGGCATGCAGAGACCAGGGCCTTACGACCGCCCTGGCGCCGGGCGCGGCTATAACAGCATGGGCCGTGGGGTCTCGTTTGAGCGAGTGCGTCGTGGGGGATATGGAGGAG ACGGTCGTTACGGGGATGGAGGTTCCTCTTTTCAGAGCACAACAGGGCATTGCGTGCATATGAGAGGACTTCCCTACAGAGCAACAGAGACGGACATATACAAT TTCTTTTCTCCCCTGAACCCGGTGCGTGTGCACATGGAGATCGGGCCTGATGGGCGAGTGACGGGCGAGGCCGACGTCGAGTTCGCCACACACGAAGACGCAGTGGCTGCCATGTCAAAGGACAAAGCCAACATGC AGCATCGCTACGTGGAGCTGTTCCTGAACTCAACAGCAGGAGGCGGAAGCGGTGGATATGGAGGTCAGATGATGGGAGTATTGG GTAATCAGGGCGGAATGGGGACCAGTTACTATGGCGGAGGTAGCCGCGGCTCCATGGGGGTGAACGGTCTCAACAGCAGCATGAGTGGTGGCTGGGGCATGTAG
- the rack1 gene encoding guanine nucleotide-binding protein subunit beta-2-like 1 produces the protein MTEQMTVRGTLKGHSGWVTQIATTPQFPDMILSASRDKTIIMWKLTRDETNYGIPQRALRGHSHFVSDVVISSDGQFALSGSWDGTLRLWDLTTGTTTRRFVGHTKDVLSVAFSADNRQIVSGSRDKTIKLWNTLGVCKYTIQDESHTEWVSCVRFSPNSSNPIIVSCGWDKMVKVWNLANCKLKTNHIGHTGYLNTVTVSPDGSLCASGGKDGQAMLWDLNEGKHLYTLDGGDTINALCFSPNRYWLCAATGPSIKIWDLEGKIIVDELRQEVISTNSKAEPPQCTALAWSADGQTLFAGYTDNLIRVWQVTIGTR, from the exons ATGACTGAACAGATGACGGTTAGGGGTACCTTGAAGGGTCACAGTGGATGGGTCACTCAAATAGCTACCACGCCACAATTTCCTGATATGATACTGTCCGCGTCCCGAG ACAAAACGATCATCATGTGGAAGCTGACCCGCGACGAGACCAACTATGGGATCCCTCAACGCGCGCTGAGGGGACACTCTCACTTCGTGAGTGACGTTGTGATCTCCTCCGATGGCCAGTTCGCCCTGTCGGGGTCCTGGGATGGCACCCTGCGGCTGTGGGACCTGACCAC TGGCACCACAACTCGCCGCTTTGTTGGTCATACCAAAGATGTCCTGAGCGTGGCTTTCTCTGCAGACAACCGTCAGATCGTCTCTGGATCCAGGGACAAGACCATCAAGCTGTGGAACACCCTTGGTGTCTGTAAATATACCATCCAG GACGAGAGCCACACGGAGTGGGTGTCTTGCGTGCGTTTCTCCCCAAACAGCAGCAACCCCATCATTGTGTCCTGTGGCTGGGACAAAATGGTCAAG GTGTGGAATCTCGCTAACTGCAAGCTGAAGACAAATCACATTGGCCACACTGGCTACCTGAACACTGTCACTGTTTCTCCTGATGGTTCCCTCTGTGCCTCTGGAGGAAAG GATGGACAGGCCATGCTGTGGGATTTGAACGAAGGGAAGCACCTGTACACGCTGGACGGTGGCGATACCATCAACGCTCTCTGCTTCAGCCCCAACCGCTACTGGCTGTGTGCTGCCACTGGTCCCAGCATCAAAATCTGG GACCTTGAGGGCAAGATCATCGTGGATGAGCTGAGACAAGAAGTCATCAGCACAAACAGCAAAGCTGAGCCACCCCAGTGCACCGCTCTTGCCTGGTCTGCCGATGGACAG aCTCTCTTTGCTGGCTACACTGACAACCTCATCAGAGTGTGGCAGGTTACAATTGGAACTCGATAG
- the hnrnph1 gene encoding heterogeneous nuclear ribonucleoprotein H isoform X1 has protein sequence MADGEGFVVRVRGLPWSCSADEVQRFFSECKIANNGTSIHFTYTREGRPSGEAFVEFETEEDLKIAVKKDRETMGHRYVEVFKSNSVEMDWVLKHTGPNCPDTAGDGLVRLRGLPFGCSKEEIVQFFAGLEIVPNGITLPVDFQGRSTGEAFVQFASQDIAEKALKKHKERIGHRYIEIFKSSRAEVRTHYEPQRKVMGMQRPGPYDRPGAGRGYNSMGRGVSFERVRRGGYGGDGRYGDGGSSFQSTTGHCVHMRGLPYRATETDIYNFFSPLNPVRVHMEIGPDGRVTGEADVEFATHEDAVAAMSKDKANMQHRYVELFLNSTAGGGSGGYGGNQSSYGHGSQQMSSGYSGGYSNQSSMGGYSDYSNQGGMGTSYYGGGSRGSMGVNGLNSSMSGGWGM, from the exons ATGGCAGACGGAGAGGGTTTCGTAGTGCGTGTGAGGGGTTTGCCTTGGTCCTGCTCAGCAGACGAAGTGCAGAGATTCTTCTCAG AATGCAAAATTGCGAACAACGGCACAAGCATACATTTCACATACACAAGGGAAGGACGACCAAGTGGAGAGGCGTTTGTGGAGTTTGAAACTGAAGAAGATCTAAAAATTGCCGTCAAGAAGGATCGGGAAACTATGGGACATCGCTACGTCGAAG TGTTCAAATCCAACAGTGTTGAGATGGACTGGGTCTTGAAGCACACTGGCCCAAACTGCCCAGACACAGCAGGTGATGGCCTGGTTAGGCTTCGGGGTCTGCCTTTTGGCTGCAGTAAGGAAGAGATTGTCCAATTTTTTGCAG GGTTGGAAATCGTGCCAAATGGGATAACATTGCCGGTGGACTTCCAGGGGAGGAGTACGGGGGAGGCCTTCGTGCAGTTTGCTTCACAGGATATAGCTGAAAAGGCTCTAAAGAAACACAAGGAAAGAATAGGGCACAG GTACATAGAGATTTTCAAGAGCAGCCGTGCAGAGGTGCGTACCCACTACGAGCCCCAGCGTAAGGTGATGGGCATGCAGAGACCAGGGCCTTACGACCGCCCTGGCGCCGGGCGCGGCTATAACAGCATGGGCCGTGGGGTCTCGTTTGAGCGAGTGCGTCGTGGGGGATATGGAGGAG ACGGTCGTTACGGGGATGGAGGTTCCTCTTTTCAGAGCACAACAGGGCATTGCGTGCATATGAGAGGACTTCCCTACAGAGCAACAGAGACGGACATATACAAT TTCTTTTCTCCCCTGAACCCGGTGCGTGTGCACATGGAGATCGGGCCTGATGGGCGAGTGACGGGCGAGGCCGACGTCGAGTTCGCCACACACGAAGACGCAGTGGCTGCCATGTCAAAGGACAAAGCCAACATGC AGCATCGCTACGTGGAGCTGTTCCTGAACTCAACAGCAGGAGGCGGAAGCGGTGGATATGGAG GAAACCAGTCATCCTATGGGCATGGCAGTCAGCAGATGAGTTCCGGGTACAGTGGTGGCTATAGCAACCAGAGCAGCATGGGGGGGTACAGTGATTACA GTAATCAGGGCGGAATGGGGACCAGTTACTATGGCGGAGGTAGCCGCGGCTCCATGGGGGTGAACGGTCTCAACAGCAGCATGAGTGGTGGCTGGGGCATGTAG